One genomic window of [Clostridium] scindens ATCC 35704 includes the following:
- a CDS encoding ATP-binding protein, with protein MADIEKSIAACCKQLKLSTNFAGQAFEQKGDTPQEYLLNLLTNEIEYRTAKRKSKFLNTAGFPRRYRVEEFRADEIDFPEDVSFQSLLDLEFYHTGKNVIMYGGTGTGKTMLSILIGMSACNQEIPVRFYRTAGLINLFSESQSSGKLTALKKKLNSARILILDEFGYVPYDRTGSQLLFDYLSEIHEQKSVILNTNLEFSQWVNVLYDQRMTTALIGRLTHHVELILFPGINNRLRESSINATLSRISSQEAGNNG; from the coding sequence ATGGCTGATATAGAAAAATCCATTGCAGCATGCTGCAAACAGCTCAAGCTGTCCACGAACTTTGCAGGGCAGGCTTTCGAGCAGAAAGGAGACACACCGCAGGAATACCTTTTAAACCTCCTGACAAACGAAATTGAATACCGTACAGCAAAAAGGAAGAGCAAGTTCCTCAATACCGCCGGCTTCCCACGTAGATACCGCGTGGAGGAATTCAGGGCAGATGAGATAGATTTCCCGGAAGACGTCAGCTTCCAAAGCCTGTTAGACCTGGAGTTTTATCATACAGGAAAAAATGTCATCATGTATGGAGGAACAGGAACCGGTAAAACAATGCTTTCCATTCTGATTGGAATGTCTGCATGTAATCAGGAAATTCCGGTAAGATTCTACCGCACTGCCGGACTTATCAATCTCTTTTCCGAGAGTCAGAGCAGCGGAAAGCTTACTGCACTGAAAAAGAAGCTTAACAGTGCCCGGATACTGATTCTGGATGAATTCGGATATGTTCCGTATGACCGCACCGGTTCACAGCTTCTGTTTGATTATCTTTCTGAGATACACGAGCAGAAATCGGTGATTTTAAACACGAATCTTGAATTCTCACAGTGGGTGAACGTTCTTTATGACCAACGGATGACAACAGCACTGATTGGCAGGCTCACCCACCATGTGGAACTGATTCTGTTCCCGGGGATCAATAATCGGTTACGTGAATCAAGCATCAATGCAACTCTTTCAAGAATCAGCAGTCAGGAGGCAGGTAACAATGGCTAA
- the istA gene encoding IS21 family transposase: protein MDQIHHIRDMFYRQDKNISEIASETGLNWKTVKKYVDMEDFNNPSPKPASSEVHESKLDPFKPLIDEWLQADKLAPRKQRHTAKRVFKRLKDEADGFGCSYRLVALYVKQKKEELRLKRTDGYIPLNHHPGEAQSDFGTADFYENDRLHHEAKYLVLSFPYSNGGFLQLNYGENMECLLEGLVAIFEHIGGVPTEIWFDNTRTIVTEIIKGGGRNVTERFQRFCEHYRIKPVFMNPESGWEKGNVENKVGYLRRNELVPVPRFDDLVKENKHLLDRCEIDMQREHYDDDDDRFISKLFEEDKARLLPLPSVPFDTALYTTATTDKYGKFTLDAGKHRYSASPAFCESIVNLKITSSDVIVMDKDMHEVVRHKRLYGNEHERMDWLPYLTYIARKPRSLRNSGIYDMMPQTMQIYMDNCESKERGRVLKVLAELTERTGFASAVRTVDEAVRLNATDPDSLQSLYRRTYADVPLLPPLENKVLLPQQKVIPFRNDLKMLDAALKKGGVSNG, encoded by the coding sequence GGAGGACTTTAACAATCCATCTCCCAAACCTGCATCATCAGAGGTTCACGAATCCAAGCTTGACCCATTCAAACCTTTGATTGATGAATGGCTGCAGGCAGACAAGCTTGCACCAAGAAAGCAACGGCATACAGCCAAAAGAGTATTTAAACGCCTCAAGGATGAAGCAGATGGTTTCGGCTGCAGTTATCGGCTTGTTGCCTTATACGTCAAACAGAAGAAAGAGGAACTACGGCTAAAAAGAACCGATGGCTATATCCCTCTTAATCATCATCCCGGCGAAGCCCAGTCAGACTTTGGAACAGCCGATTTTTATGAAAATGACAGGCTTCATCACGAGGCTAAGTACCTTGTGCTCAGTTTTCCCTACAGTAACGGAGGTTTCCTCCAGCTTAATTATGGCGAAAACATGGAATGTCTTCTGGAAGGACTGGTTGCCATATTTGAGCACATCGGTGGTGTTCCCACGGAAATCTGGTTTGACAATACCAGAACCATTGTTACCGAAATCATCAAAGGTGGCGGGCGTAATGTAACAGAGCGGTTTCAACGCTTTTGTGAACACTACCGCATTAAGCCGGTTTTTATGAATCCTGAATCCGGATGGGAAAAAGGAAACGTGGAAAACAAGGTTGGCTACCTGCGCCGCAACGAACTTGTACCGGTACCCCGCTTTGATGATCTTGTGAAAGAAAACAAGCATCTTCTGGATCGTTGTGAAATCGATATGCAGCGTGAGCACTATGATGACGATGATGACCGCTTTATCAGTAAACTGTTTGAAGAAGATAAGGCTCGTTTACTGCCGCTTCCTTCCGTTCCGTTTGATACGGCACTTTACACAACGGCAACAACGGATAAATATGGAAAGTTTACTCTTGACGCAGGAAAGCACCGTTATTCTGCTTCACCGGCTTTCTGTGAGTCCATTGTAAATCTCAAGATTACATCCTCTGATGTGATTGTCATGGACAAAGATATGCACGAAGTGGTGCGTCATAAGCGCCTTTACGGCAATGAACATGAAAGAATGGACTGGCTGCCATACCTTACATATATCGCCAGGAAACCCCGTTCTCTTCGAAACAGCGGCATATATGACATGATGCCACAAACCATGCAGATATACATGGATAACTGCGAAAGCAAGGAACGCGGACGTGTCCTGAAGGTGCTTGCAGAACTTACGGAAAGAACCGGGTTTGCTAGTGCTGTCAGAACAGTTGACGAAGCAGTCCGGCTGAATGCCACAGATCCGGACAGTCTGCAGAGCCTTTACAGGCGAACCTATGCAGATGTACCGCTTCTGCCTCCGCTTGAAAACAAAGTTTTACTGCCACAGCAGAAGGTCATTCCGTTCAGAAATGATCTGAAAATGCTGGATGCCGCCCTTAAGAAGGGAGGTGTCTCAAATGGCTGA